The following are encoded in a window of Aerococcus sanguinicola genomic DNA:
- a CDS encoding L,D-transpeptidase family protein, whose protein sequence is MSRQNESSKGLVWGLAIALVVVLGLYGGGAYYYTQHFLPRTQVSATTVSNMSLEEADQKVSEKIAGQTIDVKEGDKEVAQLPIDSLGLPIESQTALKKMLDEQNQWAWPLAFFTDRQLQGKYVDGDLDGATIDKIMNQLGIDNSQRKESENARLENSSDQGFTVVDSVQGNQISADALQDLFNKNIDNGNYQVNLADAYIQPTLKEDDPSLQSKIKKLDDIKGSKLVLKGDGKEHQIPEEEIASWLYIDDQGEPAVDMDQVNVYLQGLNQEISGLLTSHDFQSTMAGVVTVQPGTYGWYIDRSKAADEVAQAALKGKDTVIEPSIAGSGYGQDNFFGQDYVEVDMINQKMFIYLNGELQLSTDIVSGHDMTPTNPGAFAVNNMQSPSVLRGYDPKTGNKYASPVSYWVPFDYVGQGIHDANWQPVFGGGWYHQNGSNGCINVQPSVMPTVYSLVHVGMPVVVFN, encoded by the coding sequence ATGTCTAGGCAGAATGAGTCTTCGAAGGGACTAGTGTGGGGACTAGCTATCGCCCTTGTGGTTGTATTGGGACTATATGGTGGGGGAGCTTACTATTATACTCAGCATTTTCTTCCCCGTACTCAGGTCTCCGCTACGACGGTTTCAAATATGAGCTTAGAAGAAGCGGACCAAAAAGTTTCAGAAAAAATTGCGGGTCAAACTATTGATGTGAAAGAAGGGGACAAGGAAGTTGCCCAACTGCCAATCGATAGTTTGGGACTGCCGATTGAAAGCCAAACCGCATTGAAAAAAATGCTCGATGAACAAAATCAATGGGCTTGGCCGCTCGCCTTCTTTACAGACCGTCAACTTCAAGGTAAGTATGTCGATGGAGACTTGGATGGGGCAACTATTGATAAGATTATGAACCAATTAGGGATTGATAATTCCCAGCGTAAAGAATCCGAAAACGCTCGCTTGGAGAATTCTTCAGACCAAGGTTTCACAGTTGTTGACTCGGTCCAAGGGAATCAAATTTCAGCAGATGCCTTGCAAGATTTGTTCAATAAGAATATCGATAACGGCAACTACCAGGTTAACTTAGCGGATGCTTACATCCAACCAACCCTTAAGGAAGACGATCCGAGCTTGCAATCTAAGATCAAAAAACTCGATGATATTAAGGGGTCAAAATTGGTCCTTAAAGGTGATGGTAAGGAACACCAGATTCCTGAAGAAGAAATTGCTAGCTGGTTGTATATTGATGACCAAGGGGAGCCCGCTGTTGATATGGACCAGGTTAACGTCTATCTCCAAGGCTTAAACCAAGAAATTTCTGGTCTTTTAACTTCTCATGACTTCCAGTCCACCATGGCCGGTGTCGTGACAGTTCAGCCAGGGACTTACGGCTGGTATATCGACCGCTCCAAAGCAGCTGATGAAGTTGCCCAAGCAGCCTTAAAAGGTAAAGATACCGTCATCGAACCATCCATTGCTGGCTCCGGTTACGGGCAAGATAACTTCTTTGGTCAGGACTATGTGGAAGTCGATATGATTAACCAAAAGATGTTCATCTATCTCAATGGCGAATTGCAATTGAGCACGGATATCGTATCTGGTCACGATATGACCCCAACTAATCCAGGGGCTTTCGCAGTGAACAACATGCAGTCACCATCAGTCCTCCGCGGCTACGATCCAAAGACAGGTAACAAGTATGCCTCTCCTGTATCCTATTGGGTGCCCTTTGACTATGTCGGACAAGGCATCCACGACGCCAACTGGCAACCCGTCTTTGGCGGCGGTTGGTACCACCAAAACGGCTCAAACGGCTGCATCAACGTCCAACCCTCCGTCATGCCAACCGTCTACTCCCTCGTCCACGTCGGCATGCCAGTCGTCGTATTTAATTAA
- a CDS encoding NAD(P)-dependent oxidoreductase encodes MKINLLENLRVDDTYIEELAQKLKEAGHDFTYYKDRTTDPDELLARSQDADIVIIGNTPYPAEVIEQLDQTQLIDVAFTGVDHVDQEAAANKGIAICNASGYANQAVAELSLGLALSLFRQLPASNQDARKTTDFPGPIQGREISQAKVGIIGTGAIGLATAKLYHALGAELMGYNRSEKEEAKALGMRYASLEEVMAESDIISIHLPATPETEGLISKEMIGKMKKEATLINVARGPIVDSQALADALNEEAIAGAGIDVFDQEPPLNEDEPLLSAKNTILTPHIGYLTDEAMVLRANTAFENALAFAEGQPQNLIK; translated from the coding sequence ATGAAGATTAATTTACTTGAAAATTTAAGAGTTGATGACACTTATATCGAAGAACTCGCTCAAAAGCTGAAAGAAGCGGGGCATGACTTTACTTATTATAAAGACCGGACCACGGATCCAGATGAACTCCTCGCCCGTAGCCAGGATGCTGATATTGTCATTATCGGCAACACCCCTTATCCGGCAGAAGTGATTGAGCAATTAGACCAGACACAGTTGATTGATGTGGCCTTTACAGGGGTGGACCATGTCGACCAAGAGGCAGCAGCTAACAAGGGAATTGCCATTTGTAATGCGTCTGGCTATGCCAACCAGGCTGTTGCGGAATTGTCTCTTGGTCTTGCCTTATCGCTCTTCCGCCAGCTGCCAGCCAGTAACCAGGATGCCCGCAAAACGACTGATTTTCCAGGCCCTATCCAAGGACGGGAAATTAGCCAAGCGAAGGTAGGCATTATTGGGACGGGGGCTATTGGTCTAGCAACGGCTAAGCTCTACCACGCTTTAGGGGCTGAGCTTATGGGCTATAATCGTTCAGAGAAGGAAGAAGCAAAGGCTTTGGGCATGCGCTATGCCAGCTTAGAGGAAGTCATGGCGGAATCCGATATTATTTCCATCCACCTGCCAGCTACTCCTGAAACAGAGGGCCTCATCTCTAAAGAAATGATCGGTAAAATGAAGAAGGAGGCCACCCTGATCAATGTGGCAAGAGGACCGATCGTGGACAGCCAGGCACTGGCAGACGCGCTAAATGAGGAAGCCATTGCCGGGGCAGGTATTGATGTTTTCGACCAAGAGCCACCACTTAATGAAGATGAGCCCTTGTTGTCAGCGAAGAATACCATCCTAACTCCGCATATCGGCTATCTGACCGATGAAGCCATGGTTCTCCGGGCGAACACCGCTTTTGAGAATGCCTTAGCCTTTGCGGAAGGACAGCCACAGAATTTAATTAAATAA
- a CDS encoding xanthine phosphoribosyltransferase, with protein MNILQQRIIDDGEVFPNNVLKVDSFLNHQIDPHIMYSIANDFYQHFKSAGITKILTIEASGIAPAIFVAQKFDVPMLFAKKKEPSTLQNQEVYTELVHSYTKNTDSNIIVSKQFLNADDKVLVVDDFLANGEAAMGLISIAEQAGADVAGVAICIEKSFQNGRQRILDHGYEVYSAARIASLENNQVRFNDGH; from the coding sequence GTGAATATTTTACAGCAACGAATTATTGATGATGGCGAGGTTTTTCCAAATAATGTCTTGAAGGTTGATTCCTTCTTAAACCATCAAATTGACCCACACATCATGTACAGCATCGCCAATGACTTCTACCAACACTTCAAGAGCGCAGGCATCACGAAGATCCTAACCATCGAAGCCTCCGGTATTGCACCCGCTATCTTTGTGGCACAGAAGTTTGATGTACCGATGCTCTTTGCTAAGAAAAAAGAACCTTCTACCCTACAAAACCAAGAAGTCTATACTGAATTAGTCCATAGTTATACGAAAAACACGGACAGCAATATTATTGTTTCCAAACAGTTCCTCAATGCAGATGATAAGGTCCTGGTTGTGGATGACTTCCTTGCTAACGGCGAAGCGGCCATGGGCTTGATCTCCATCGCTGAACAAGCAGGAGCAGATGTCGCCGGTGTCGCTATCTGTATCGAAAAATCTTTCCAAAATGGTCGCCAACGCATCCTAGACCATGGCTACGAAGTTTACTCTGCTGCCCGCATCGCTTCCCTTGAAAACAACCAAGTTCGCTTTAATGACGGGCATTAA
- the queG gene encoding tRNA epoxyqueuosine(34) reductase QueG: MAMDWQVETEKIRRLALDEVGMNLVGFTTADDFTHIRQSLVEAKEEGRTTGFEHPVIEERLYPKALMEGAASIISFAMAYPNKPLYPKEHSRGERRGQFARASWGEDYHSILHRAASDLVQRLEGLYPDIETKTMVDTGELPDVAVAQRAGIGFIGRNGLIINEKFGSFIYLGEIITNLPLVPDTPKANACGDCTRCLDFCPTGALIGDGKMNAKVCVSYLTQTKGYIPQEFRRQVGHQIYGCDICQQVCPYNQNVDSHYHGAMEPEREEVEPLLQPMLTMSNREFKDKFGHLAGAWRGKKPLQRNAILALANYRDRSSIPLLLELIEKDPRPMIRGTAAYAVSIIERHFNPELLSFMEERLEAEQAQPSPDQETVVEFSQAVERLKKKRNKRQRKRSR, from the coding sequence ATGGCAATGGATTGGCAAGTTGAAACCGAAAAAATTCGCCGGCTGGCTTTAGATGAAGTCGGCATGAATCTTGTCGGCTTTACCACTGCCGATGATTTCACCCATATCCGCCAGTCCCTGGTAGAAGCTAAGGAAGAAGGGCGGACCACGGGCTTTGAACACCCGGTGATTGAGGAACGCCTCTACCCTAAAGCCTTGATGGAAGGGGCTGCTTCGATTATTAGTTTTGCTATGGCCTATCCCAATAAGCCCCTCTACCCTAAGGAGCATAGCCGCGGTGAACGGCGGGGACAATTTGCTCGCGCCAGTTGGGGGGAAGACTATCACAGTATCCTCCACCGGGCGGCTAGCGATTTGGTCCAGCGTTTAGAAGGGCTTTATCCTGATATCGAGACCAAAACCATGGTCGATACGGGAGAGCTGCCTGATGTCGCGGTAGCTCAGCGGGCAGGCATCGGTTTTATCGGCCGCAATGGTCTGATCATTAATGAAAAATTTGGCTCTTTTATCTACCTGGGCGAGATTATTACCAACCTGCCCTTGGTGCCGGATACGCCCAAGGCCAATGCTTGTGGGGACTGCACCCGGTGTTTGGATTTCTGTCCGACAGGGGCCTTGATCGGGGATGGCAAGATGAATGCCAAGGTCTGTGTTTCCTATCTCACCCAGACCAAGGGCTATATTCCCCAAGAATTCAGGCGTCAAGTGGGCCATCAAATCTATGGCTGCGACATCTGCCAGCAGGTTTGTCCTTACAATCAGAATGTGGACAGCCATTACCATGGGGCCATGGAGCCCGAGCGCGAAGAAGTAGAGCCCTTGCTCCAACCCATGCTGACCATGTCCAACCGGGAATTTAAGGACAAGTTTGGCCACCTAGCAGGAGCTTGGCGGGGGAAGAAACCTCTCCAGCGCAATGCCATCTTAGCCTTAGCTAATTACCGGGACCGGTCGTCGATTCCACTCTTACTGGAATTGATTGAGAAAGACCCCCGACCCATGATCCGAGGAACAGCCGCCTATGCGGTCAGCATCATCGAGCGGCATTTTAACCCAGAACTGCTGAGCTTCATGGAAGAGCGGCTGGAGGCTGAGCAGGCTCAGCCATCCCCTGACCAAGAGACAGTGGTTGAATTCAGCCAAGCCGTTGAAAGACTCAAAAAGAAAAGAAATAAAAGACAAAGGAAGCGATCAAGATGA
- the trmL gene encoding tRNA (uridine(34)/cytosine(34)/5-carboxymethylaminomethyluridine(34)-2'-O)-methyltransferase TrmL has protein sequence MTNHIVLYEPLIPPNTGNIARTCAATDTHLHLIEPLGFSLDDKHLKRAGLDYWHSVDVTLHKDLEHFMAYLGDRKLYLITKFAHHTYTEVDYRQQADEDLFLMFGKETTGLPEDFMRDHEAQCLRLPMDDTHVRALNLSNCAAIVIYEVLRQQDFNQLEKSHHYDHDKLD, from the coding sequence ATGACCAACCATATTGTATTATACGAACCCCTGATTCCACCAAACACCGGCAATATTGCTCGGACCTGTGCTGCGACTGACACCCACCTGCATCTCATCGAACCCCTGGGCTTTTCCTTGGATGACAAGCACCTCAAGCGGGCGGGTCTGGATTATTGGCACAGTGTGGATGTGACCTTGCACAAGGATTTAGAGCATTTTATGGCTTATTTAGGAGACCGCAAGCTCTACTTAATCACTAAGTTTGCCCACCATACCTATACAGAGGTTGACTACCGCCAGCAAGCGGATGAGGACCTCTTCTTGATGTTTGGTAAGGAAACAACAGGCCTTCCTGAAGACTTCATGCGCGACCACGAGGCTCAATGTTTACGCCTGCCCATGGATGATACCCATGTTCGTGCTCTGAACCTGTCGAATTGTGCCGCCATTGTGATCTACGAAGTGCTCCGCCAGCAAGACTTCAACCAGCTGGAGAAGAGCCACCATTACGACCATGATAAGCTGGACTAG
- a CDS encoding transglycosylase domain-containing protein translates to MRGDKGQAKPVKGEERQGFKEKFKAYWKKFRLTKWLIFIGLFFALIFESYLLVSAKMTDVDNLEKQLQVTTEVYDNSGNLAGTLSSDHGTYVTIDQISDNVKNAVVSTEDKRFYKHRGFDPIGIARAAVGYVLHGGSVVGGGSTLTQQLVKNSFLTNEQSLMRKFKELFIALEIEKTYPKDKILEMYLNHSYFGNGVYGVEDASQKYFGTSAANLDLANAAVLAGALKGPSIYNPVDNYDEALNRRNTVLQLMADNGFISQDDAQVAMASDMPQQNNDVGSDQYKYPYYFDAVIEEAINKHGLSEDDLMKGGYRIYTNLDPNYQEGLQGIYDQSNLFPVSPAGNTAQSATVVMDPYSGGVLATVGGTGGHSFRGFNRATQMKRQPGSTLKPLNVYAPALENGFEANDVIPDEVQEYGTDKYKPENHDKQSQGEILLWQALAKSKNTSAVWLMNKIGVNTAMAKLDDFGIPYSDGDKTLSSALGGLSKGASPMEMASAYTAFVNKGKRSEGVFIQKIVDSSGNIIVEEQKAKQNQALSEADAKEMTRMMLDVYNDGGTGAAVEPAGYELAGKTGTVELSQAGNSGAGDGVNDEWYVAYTPDMVVASWYGFDQTSSENYLWNSSPVQSGNTFQNIMAELLANSPNTPFNLEAASTRYYNEVNGIASNDGEETSNNQATIEDNASSLLDRLMEGARDLISSFSGQITFQNWLNVIY, encoded by the coding sequence ATGCGCGGTGATAAAGGCCAAGCAAAACCAGTAAAGGGGGAAGAGCGCCAGGGCTTTAAGGAGAAGTTTAAAGCCTATTGGAAAAAATTCCGCCTGACCAAATGGCTTATCTTTATTGGCTTATTTTTTGCCTTGATTTTTGAAAGTTATTTATTAGTTAGTGCCAAGATGACCGATGTTGATAATCTGGAAAAACAACTCCAGGTCACGACAGAGGTTTATGATAATTCAGGCAACCTAGCGGGGACCCTGTCGTCAGACCACGGGACCTATGTAACCATCGATCAGATTTCAGATAATGTTAAAAACGCGGTAGTTTCAACGGAAGACAAGCGTTTCTATAAGCACCGGGGCTTCGACCCCATCGGGATTGCTCGGGCAGCGGTCGGCTATGTCCTTCACGGCGGTTCGGTTGTCGGTGGAGGGTCGACCTTGACCCAGCAATTAGTGAAGAACTCCTTCCTGACCAATGAGCAGAGCCTGATGCGGAAGTTTAAGGAGCTCTTTATTGCCCTTGAAATCGAAAAGACCTACCCCAAGGATAAGATTCTGGAAATGTATTTGAACCATTCTTATTTCGGGAACGGGGTTTATGGGGTGGAAGATGCCAGTCAGAAATACTTTGGGACCTCAGCTGCTAACTTGGACTTAGCCAATGCGGCAGTCCTAGCGGGGGCCTTGAAGGGGCCGAGTATCTATAACCCGGTTGATAATTATGATGAAGCCCTCAACCGGCGTAACACGGTTCTTCAACTGATGGCTGACAATGGCTTCATTTCTCAAGACGATGCCCAAGTTGCCATGGCTTCGGACATGCCCCAGCAGAATAATGATGTAGGTAGCGACCAGTATAAGTACCCTTACTACTTCGATGCGGTGATTGAAGAAGCCATTAATAAGCACGGGCTCAGTGAGGATGACTTGATGAAGGGGGGCTACCGGATCTATACCAACTTGGATCCCAACTACCAAGAAGGCCTCCAAGGTATCTATGACCAGAGCAATCTCTTCCCTGTCTCACCAGCGGGGAATACTGCCCAATCGGCAACGGTTGTTATGGACCCTTATAGTGGGGGTGTCCTGGCGACAGTTGGTGGCACTGGGGGTCACTCCTTTAGGGGCTTCAACCGAGCTACCCAGATGAAGCGCCAACCAGGCTCTACCTTGAAACCCTTGAACGTCTATGCCCCAGCCTTAGAGAATGGCTTTGAAGCCAATGATGTGATTCCAGATGAAGTCCAAGAGTACGGGACAGACAAGTACAAGCCTGAGAACCACGACAAGCAGAGCCAGGGTGAAATTCTCCTCTGGCAGGCTTTAGCTAAGAGTAAGAACACCTCGGCGGTTTGGCTGATGAATAAGATCGGTGTCAATACCGCTATGGCCAAGTTGGATGACTTCGGCATTCCTTATAGCGATGGCGATAAGACCCTATCTTCTGCCTTAGGTGGCTTGTCTAAGGGGGCCTCGCCCATGGAAATGGCTAGCGCCTATACGGCCTTTGTCAATAAGGGCAAACGCTCAGAAGGCGTCTTCATCCAAAAAATTGTGGACAGCTCGGGTAATATCATTGTCGAAGAACAGAAAGCCAAACAGAACCAAGCCCTCTCTGAGGCTGATGCCAAGGAAATGACCCGAATGATGCTCGATGTTTATAATGATGGCGGCACCGGGGCGGCCGTTGAACCAGCAGGCTATGAACTGGCGGGTAAGACCGGAACAGTTGAACTCAGCCAGGCTGGCAATAGCGGGGCCGGCGACGGGGTCAATGATGAATGGTACGTGGCTTATACGCCAGACATGGTGGTTGCTAGCTGGTATGGTTTTGACCAAACCAGCTCAGAAAACTATCTCTGGAATAGTTCGCCTGTCCAATCAGGGAACACCTTCCAAAATATTATGGCGGAACTCCTGGCCAACAGTCCCAACACGCCTTTCAACCTGGAAGCCGCTTCGACCCGTTACTATAATGAAGTGAACGGGATTGCGTCCAATGATGGGGAAGAGACCAGCAACAACCAGGCCACGATTGAAGACAATGCCTCGAGCCTCTTAGACCGCTTGATGGAAGGGGCCCGCGACCTGATTTCTTCATTTTCCGGCCAAATCACTTTTCAAAACTGGCTGAACGTGATATATTAA
- a CDS encoding YlbF family regulator, translating to MANIYDTINQLEREIRDHEDYQGLKNAMEAVVKDEEAFALYNKFRQLQVDVQTKMQLGNEISQEEIKEAQDLEKEMAANETISKLLQAEKQLNQLVEEINKVVTEPIYEVYQKANEQKGDQA from the coding sequence ATGGCCAATATTTATGACACCATTAACCAATTAGAACGGGAAATCCGTGACCACGAGGACTACCAAGGCTTAAAGAATGCCATGGAGGCAGTTGTCAAAGACGAGGAAGCCTTTGCCCTCTATAATAAATTCCGCCAACTCCAAGTGGATGTTCAAACGAAGATGCAGTTAGGCAATGAAATCAGCCAAGAAGAAATCAAAGAAGCCCAAGACTTGGAGAAAGAAATGGCTGCGAATGAAACCATCAGCAAGCTTTTACAAGCTGAGAAGCAATTGAACCAATTGGTGGAAGAAATTAACAAGGTGGTTACTGAACCAATCTATGAAGTCTACCAAAAAGCCAATGAACAAAAAGGCGACCAAGCCTAA